From the genome of Nicotiana sylvestris chromosome 2, ASM39365v2, whole genome shotgun sequence, one region includes:
- the LOC104210822 gene encoding uncharacterized protein isoform X1: MIQQKNQDLASSLPALPRLDRLDRLLQLLEEKHGLSGRHSPYKKEEVQLEDQCKTLTLSSALEQVHHKGTLMERLSVVETRLLQLSQISLYMDEGKLSRSSSSTGVLSSSEKSGHTSVTSTVLTGQDEDEKANLHEKIKNSLAVAVEEKCLSIEGYLTEKTEQSTNMSRIKRRKSHRKWPGWLRLLGC; encoded by the exons ATGATCCAACAAAAAAATCAAGACTTGGCTTCTTCCTTGCCTGCTCTTCCACGATTAGATCGACTTGATCGTCTG CTGCAGCTTCTGGAAGAGAAACATGGCCTTTCAGGAAGACATTCTCCCTATAAGAAAGAGGAAGTACAATTAGAGGATCAGTGCAAGACTCTGACTCTATCCTCTGCTCTGGAACAAGTTCATCACAAAGGCACACTCATGGAGCGACTTTCCGTCGTTGAGACTCGACTTTTGCAG TTAAGCCAGATAAGCCTATATATGGATGAAGGGAAATTGTCAAGGTCGAGCTCATCAACAGGTGTACTTTCTTCTTCTGAGAAGTCAGGGCATACTTCAGTTACCTCTACAGTGCTTACAGGTCAGGACGAGGACGAAAAAGCAAATCTCCATGAGAAGATCAAAAACTCCCTTGCAGTTGCAGTTGAG GAAAAATGCTTGTCAATTGAAGGATATTTGACAGAAAAGACAGAACAAAGTACTAACATGAGTAGGATTAAGAGAAGGAAATCCCACAGAAAATGGCCTGGCTGGCTCCGACTACTGGGATGTTGA
- the LOC104210822 gene encoding uncharacterized protein isoform X2: protein MIQQKNQDLASSLPALPRLDRLDRLLLEEKHGLSGRHSPYKKEEVQLEDQCKTLTLSSALEQVHHKGTLMERLSVVETRLLQLSQISLYMDEGKLSRSSSSTGVLSSSEKSGHTSVTSTVLTGQDEDEKANLHEKIKNSLAVAVEEKCLSIEGYLTEKTEQSTNMSRIKRRKSHRKWPGWLRLLGC, encoded by the exons ATGATCCAACAAAAAAATCAAGACTTGGCTTCTTCCTTGCCTGCTCTTCCACGATTAGATCGACTTGATCGTCTG CTTCTGGAAGAGAAACATGGCCTTTCAGGAAGACATTCTCCCTATAAGAAAGAGGAAGTACAATTAGAGGATCAGTGCAAGACTCTGACTCTATCCTCTGCTCTGGAACAAGTTCATCACAAAGGCACACTCATGGAGCGACTTTCCGTCGTTGAGACTCGACTTTTGCAG TTAAGCCAGATAAGCCTATATATGGATGAAGGGAAATTGTCAAGGTCGAGCTCATCAACAGGTGTACTTTCTTCTTCTGAGAAGTCAGGGCATACTTCAGTTACCTCTACAGTGCTTACAGGTCAGGACGAGGACGAAAAAGCAAATCTCCATGAGAAGATCAAAAACTCCCTTGCAGTTGCAGTTGAG GAAAAATGCTTGTCAATTGAAGGATATTTGACAGAAAAGACAGAACAAAGTACTAACATGAGTAGGATTAAGAGAAGGAAATCCCACAGAAAATGGCCTGGCTGGCTCCGACTACTGGGATGTTGA
- the LOC138885885 gene encoding uncharacterized protein gives MTVTCNETTQQMDMDSEEDDIPNEIIKEVENFENKPKSNLDETEVVNLGDAENIKETQISIHLSSSEKKEYTEFLKEYEDIFAWSYDDMTGQKLRHYACAYPTYLISRMDPLKYIFQKPMPIGKLDKWKIMFNEFDIIYVTEKVVKGHALVDHLAENPMNGGYEPLKTYFLDEEVSFKGEDIAESYDGWIMLFNGATNFKGVGIGAVLISETDKNFIDTISVKIHNQPAYYAYVEEEVDGKPWFHDIKEYLAKEEYRELANPTQKRTLRRLSNNFFQAGGILYRRTPNLGLLKFVDAKEASKLLEEIHAGTCGTHMNGFVLAKKILRAG, from the exons atgactgtgacatgcaatgagacaacgcaacaaatggacatggattcagaagaagatgacatacctaaTGAGAtcatcaaagaagttgagaactttgagaacaaacctaagtccaaccttgacGAGACCGaagttgtcaacctgggagacgcagaaaacatcaaggaaacacaaatcagcattcacctatcgtcgtcagagaagaaagaatatacAGAATTtctgaaagaatatgaggacatattcgcctggtcgtatgatgacatgactg gtcagaagctgaggcattacgcTTGTGCATAtcctacatatctcatatcaagaatggatcctttgaagtacatctttcagaagcccatgcctattGGCAAGCTAGACAAGTGGAAAATCATGTTCAATGAGTTCGACATTATTTACGTAACTGAGAAAGTGGTCAAGGGACATGCACTggtagaccaccttgctgaaaaccccatgaatggaggatacgaacccttgaaaacgtattttcttgatgaagaggtatcattcaaaggagaagacattgcagaatcctatgacggctGGATAATGCTCTTCAATGGAgcaacaaacttcaaaggagtcggcataggagcagtcctaatatcagagaccg acaagaatttcattgatacCATTtcagtgaaaatccataatcaaccAGCATATTATGCCTATGTCGAAGAGGAagtagacggaaagccttggtttcatgatatcaaggaatatttggcaaaagaagAGTACcgagagcttgcaaatcctactcagaaacgcacacttcggagattgtccaacaacttctttcaagctggaggaatcctgtataggaggactcctaatttgggaCTATTAAAAtttgttgacgcaaaggaagcatccaagctactagaggaaattcatgctgggacctgcggtacacatatgaacggttttgtcttagcaaagaagatactccgggctggttaa